A section of the Alkalihalobacillus sp. LMS39 genome encodes:
- a CDS encoding chromate transporter has product MSTKQKNERGSLLEILLVSTRLGFTSFGGPVAHLGYFHEEYIRRQKWMDEKSYADLVALCQFLPGPASSQVGIGIGVMRAGLLGGFLAFIGFTLPSVIALIVFALLLHSFGFDGSGWIHGLKIVAVVVVAHAILGMAKNLTPDIQRKTIALFAIIATLLWQTAYTQVGVIILAGVIGFLLFKQQTIDNDASSVEFPLSKQFGIACLTLFFGLLILLPILREVTSFQWIALFDSFYRAGSLVFGGGHVVLPLVEREFVPTGWLTEEQFLAGYGATQAVPGPLFTFAAYIGTVISGWQGGLLATAAIFLPAFLLILGTLPFWNVLRKNTTVKGVFMGVNAAVVGILISALYDPIWTSSILSTVDFAFAALLFSMLVFWKLPPWVIVLVGAIGGFLLSL; this is encoded by the coding sequence GTGTCAACAAAACAAAAAAATGAACGCGGATCATTACTTGAAATCCTCCTTGTTTCTACAAGACTTGGATTCACTTCATTCGGAGGACCGGTCGCCCATTTAGGTTACTTCCATGAAGAATATATACGAAGACAGAAATGGATGGATGAAAAAAGTTATGCAGACCTCGTTGCACTATGTCAATTTCTCCCTGGCCCTGCAAGTAGTCAAGTAGGGATTGGAATTGGTGTGATGCGTGCTGGGTTATTAGGTGGATTCCTTGCCTTTATTGGATTTACGTTACCTTCTGTCATTGCATTAATTGTATTTGCTCTACTCTTACATAGCTTTGGATTTGATGGAAGTGGTTGGATTCATGGTTTAAAGATAGTCGCCGTTGTCGTTGTGGCCCATGCGATATTAGGGATGGCCAAAAACTTAACTCCTGATATCCAACGGAAAACGATAGCCCTTTTTGCGATTATAGCTACATTATTATGGCAAACGGCATATACACAAGTTGGCGTCATTATCCTTGCTGGAGTGATAGGCTTTCTTTTATTCAAACAGCAAACGATAGATAACGATGCTTCTTCAGTTGAGTTTCCGCTTTCTAAACAGTTTGGCATCGCGTGTCTTACTTTATTTTTCGGTTTACTTATTCTCCTTCCTATTTTGCGTGAAGTAACCTCGTTTCAGTGGATCGCCTTATTTGATAGTTTTTACCGTGCAGGATCACTCGTATTTGGCGGAGGTCATGTTGTCTTACCATTAGTAGAACGTGAATTTGTCCCTACAGGTTGGTTAACAGAGGAACAATTTTTAGCTGGGTATGGAGCGACACAAGCAGTACCAGGTCCTTTATTTACATTTGCCGCCTACATCGGTACGGTTATCTCTGGATGGCAAGGTGGTTTACTTGCTACTGCCGCAATCTTTTTACCCGCTTTTCTCCTTATTTTAGGGACATTACCTTTTTGGAATGTTCTTCGAAAAAATACTACAGTTAAAGGTGTTTTTATGGGAGTCAATGCAGCTGTTGTCGGTATTTTAATTTCTGCTTTATACGACCCTATTTGGACAAGTTCTATACTATCAACTGTTGATTTTGCCTTTGCTGCTCTATTGTTTAGCATGTTAGTGTTTTGGAAACTCCCCCCATGGGTGATTGTACTTGTCGGAGCTATTGGTGGATTTTTACTATCTTTATAA
- a CDS encoding alpha/beta hydrolase: protein MEHIFKQGTNPNAPVLLLLHGTGGNERDLLPLADMIAPDASTLGVRGNVLENGMPRFFRRLAEGVFDEQDLIYRTKELRDFIDDMAIQYEFNRSRVLAIGYSNGANIAASLLYHFEDVLSGAILFHAMVPLSNIEIPDLSKTPVFIGAGKFDPLIPEQETKELVQHLRQANSTVSEFWTNGGHQLIRDEVEQAKLWYDDNFSNK from the coding sequence ATGGAACATATATTTAAACAAGGAACAAATCCAAATGCACCTGTCCTATTATTATTGCACGGGACAGGAGGAAATGAACGAGATTTACTACCGTTAGCTGATATGATTGCACCTGATGCATCAACATTAGGTGTTCGTGGTAATGTGCTTGAAAATGGGATGCCTCGCTTTTTTAGAAGGTTAGCTGAAGGTGTATTCGACGAACAAGATCTTATATACCGCACAAAAGAATTACGAGATTTCATCGATGACATGGCCATTCAATATGAATTTAATCGTTCTCGTGTTCTTGCTATTGGTTACTCTAATGGCGCTAATATCGCCGCAAGTTTACTTTATCATTTTGAAGATGTGCTTTCTGGCGCTATATTGTTTCATGCTATGGTTCCTTTAAGTAATATAGAGATACCTGACTTAAGTAAAACTCCTGTATTTATTGGCGCTGGGAAATTTGATCCATTAATCCCTGAACAGGAAACGAAAGAATTGGTTCAGCATTTACGACAAGCAAACTCAACAGTATCAGAATTTTGGACGAATGGTGGCCATCAATTAATAAGAGATGAAGTGGAACAAGCGAAACTATGGTATGACGATAATTTTTCGAATAAATAA
- a CDS encoding GGDEF domain-containing phosphodiesterase produces MSIKKKIPFIFSLVVLVILTTFSTIHYIRWENKVMERYESDISMITREVTYHVNRSKETTQFIEEMMGRELRTASIAVKHMIDDEYENVTNEELVEIAKELMLAHITLFAKSEDDIIGVRSSDPYQIDLSTKEWGYWYEAFSQLFELRPVTVDEGQALQNYWSGPIEIASSNPKHRDKWGYYYDGTTDFLINPYFRDEDVLDFERRFGPYSAIQHYESTREGLLELTVFNPNNFGKTEQTVHLNGNTYVRISEQPIWYGSYDYENTDKDAEHIKKAMDTKTTTYYKEMINGKEVQKSFVPVFATTGEPFVVGVSYDYSVIDDQIKEDLMNQICVSALFFVLVLIISVLLSKSLTRPISYIAETVNEITKGNFNRKIELQRNDELGRLATDVNQLSQHLKEYIDDLEESKAIIEHQAYHDPLTNLPNRRYVQENLQQLKQKAEVTGSNIALAFIDLDRFKQINDSLGHTQGDELICKMAKRIKQCFPPDIGIVARQGGDEFIILLDNMDQKTIEMRMNSLLSNLEIPVNLYGTEVYIRASIGIAQYPTDTTMISELLTYADMAMYTAKSKGGNRFVMYSKHMKNRSDEQLHIESRLRKAIEHNEIEAVYQPIFDVESNQVVGAEALVRWDDATLGPVSPGDFIPLAEDTGLITDVWEQVMRKALQQVAEWNKKEDKCLTVAVNFSAKQFHEPKCMVHKVKQLLSEFKVKPEWFEIEITESILMYDTVNTIKALQELQQYGVKISVDDFGTGYSSLSYLNTLPIDKLKIDQSFIQHIDENNNNSEIAEAIIKLAHTLKLEIIAEGVEKVHQKQFLISHHCNRMQGYLFAKPLKAFDFTAIL; encoded by the coding sequence ATGTCGATAAAGAAAAAAATTCCTTTTATTTTTTCACTTGTCGTACTAGTCATATTAACTACATTTAGTACGATTCACTATATACGGTGGGAAAACAAAGTGATGGAGCGTTACGAATCTGATATTTCAATGATTACTCGTGAGGTTACGTACCATGTGAATCGTTCAAAAGAAACGACTCAATTCATTGAGGAAATGATGGGTCGTGAGCTAAGAACCGCCTCCATTGCAGTCAAGCATATGATTGATGATGAATATGAAAATGTCACTAATGAGGAACTTGTAGAAATAGCAAAAGAACTAATGTTAGCTCATATTACATTATTTGCAAAATCCGAAGATGATATAATTGGGGTTCGTTCTTCAGACCCTTATCAAATTGATTTGTCTACAAAAGAATGGGGATATTGGTATGAGGCATTTTCACAGTTGTTTGAGCTTCGTCCTGTTACTGTGGATGAAGGGCAAGCCCTACAAAATTATTGGTCAGGACCAATCGAAATAGCTTCATCAAACCCTAAGCACCGTGATAAATGGGGGTATTATTATGATGGGACAACGGATTTTCTTATTAACCCTTATTTTCGTGATGAAGATGTTTTAGATTTTGAACGCCGTTTTGGACCCTATAGCGCGATTCAACATTATGAATCAACACGTGAAGGTTTATTGGAGTTAACCGTGTTTAACCCTAATAATTTTGGGAAGACCGAACAAACAGTGCATTTAAATGGCAATACGTATGTTCGCATTTCAGAACAACCGATTTGGTATGGAAGTTATGATTATGAAAATACGGATAAAGATGCAGAACATATTAAGAAAGCAATGGATACGAAAACGACTACGTATTATAAAGAAATGATAAACGGGAAAGAAGTTCAAAAATCGTTTGTTCCTGTTTTTGCGACAACAGGGGAACCATTTGTCGTTGGTGTTTCCTATGATTATTCCGTGATTGATGACCAAATAAAAGAAGATTTAATGAATCAAATTTGTGTTTCTGCACTTTTTTTTGTTTTAGTTCTTATTATTTCAGTTCTTTTATCAAAGTCATTGACTAGACCGATTTCCTATATTGCTGAAACGGTTAATGAAATTACAAAAGGGAATTTTAATCGGAAAATTGAATTACAACGAAATGACGAACTTGGGCGTTTAGCTACAGACGTTAACCAGTTAAGCCAACACTTAAAAGAGTACATTGATGATTTAGAAGAAAGTAAAGCAATTATCGAACATCAAGCATACCATGACCCTTTAACGAATTTACCAAACAGAAGATATGTTCAAGAAAACCTGCAACAATTAAAACAAAAGGCCGAAGTGACAGGTTCGAACATCGCTTTAGCTTTTATCGATTTAGACCGTTTTAAACAAATAAACGATTCTCTTGGTCATACTCAAGGTGATGAATTGATTTGTAAAATGGCAAAACGTATTAAACAATGTTTTCCTCCTGATATTGGCATTGTAGCTAGGCAAGGTGGAGACGAATTTATTATTCTACTAGATAATATGGACCAGAAAACAATTGAAATGAGAATGAATTCGTTATTAAGTAATCTTGAAATTCCAGTGAATTTATACGGGACTGAAGTGTATATACGTGCCAGTATAGGGATAGCCCAATACCCAACAGATACTACGATGATTTCTGAATTATTAACTTATGCAGATATGGCAATGTATACAGCAAAATCAAAAGGTGGAAATCGATTTGTTATGTACAGCAAACATATGAAAAATCGTTCGGATGAGCAGCTTCATATTGAATCTCGTTTACGAAAAGCGATTGAACACAATGAAATTGAAGCTGTTTACCAACCAATTTTTGATGTTGAATCTAATCAAGTTGTCGGTGCGGAAGCATTAGTTCGTTGGGACGATGCGACACTAGGACCTGTTTCACCAGGAGATTTTATTCCGTTAGCCGAAGATACAGGTCTTATAACAGATGTATGGGAGCAAGTGATGCGAAAAGCATTACAACAAGTAGCAGAATGGAACAAAAAGGAAGATAAATGTTTAACTGTTGCTGTCAATTTTTCTGCCAAGCAATTTCATGAACCAAAGTGTATGGTTCACAAGGTAAAACAACTACTTTCAGAATTTAAAGTAAAACCAGAGTGGTTTGAAATTGAAATTACTGAGTCGATTTTAATGTATGATACAGTCAACACCATTAAAGCGTTACAAGAGCTCCAACAATATGGGGTGAAAATTTCAGTTGATGATTTTGGGACAGGGTATTCCTCATTAAGTTATTTGAATACATTACCGATCGATAAATTAAAGATTGACCAATCTTTTATTCAACATATTGATGAAAATAACAATAATTCCGAAATTGCAGAAGCGATTATTAAATTAGCTCATACGCTAAAATTAGAAATAATAGCAGAAGGTGTGGAAAAAGTTCATCAAAAACAATTTCTCATTTCACACCATTGTAATCGAATGCAAGGGTATTTATTTGCGAAGCCTTTAAAGGCATTTGATTTCACAGCTATTTTATAA
- a CDS encoding spore coat protein — translation MNLAAHELLETSEALRTKAAEIEQHGVFAAQCNDQTLQSILKKHQQQMISAYQQGINLVTGKGAQVTHQHPSFQSQHSIGIEGQTTMSAPATNPSTLSDQTIATLALNVHKTGSMMGMQWANECADAQIRMYHVNGANLCQEMAYEIWAWMNQNGYYQPPTFTQQQTSQMTAMFQPMNTMMMGNTTMQQHNSGYTM, via the coding sequence ATGAACTTAGCAGCTCATGAATTACTAGAAACATCGGAAGCACTAAGAACAAAAGCAGCAGAAATCGAACAACATGGTGTGTTTGCAGCTCAATGTAATGACCAAACATTACAATCTATTCTTAAAAAGCATCAACAACAAATGATTTCTGCTTACCAACAAGGGATTAACTTGGTAACTGGAAAAGGAGCTCAAGTTACACACCAACACCCTAGTTTCCAATCGCAACATTCTATTGGCATAGAAGGCCAAACGACAATGTCAGCACCAGCAACAAATCCTTCGACTTTATCAGACCAGACGATTGCTACATTAGCTTTAAATGTTCATAAAACAGGTTCAATGATGGGGATGCAATGGGCTAACGAATGTGCAGATGCTCAAATTCGCATGTACCATGTAAACGGAGCCAATCTTTGCCAAGAAATGGCTTATGAAATTTGGGCATGGATGAACCAAAACGGTTATTATCAACCTCCTACTTTTACCCAACAACAGACAAGTCAAATGACAGCGATGTTCCAACCAATGAACACAATGATGATGGGAAATACTACAATGCAACAGCATAACAGCGGATATACAATGTAA
- a CDS encoding DEAD/DEAH box helicase — MNDFVTLGVSKQLRIIIGEQGIVVPTPIQISTIPHVLEGKDIIGQAQTGSGKTLAFLLPLLQKIQVSDSNIQALILSPTRELAIQITEEANKIVRKMNDIHVLAVYGGQDVVQQIHKLNGHIHIVIATPGRLLDHIRRKTIDLSQINTLVLDEADQMLHMGFLQEVLAIIEQTPSSRQTLMFSATLLEELKVIAKQYMKTPFDIRAKREKWTVADIEQYIVETTDRAKQETLRNIIDEQHPFLAIIFCRTKRRVHRLYEALHGFRYLCDVLHGDLSQAKREEVMTRFRKAEIQYLIATDVAARGLDVEGVTHVINYDIPHDIESYIHRIGRTGRAGEKGIAITLVAQKDKIHLAHIENELKVSIEKLKVAHKRK; from the coding sequence ATGAATGATTTTGTTACCCTTGGTGTATCAAAGCAATTACGTATTATAATTGGTGAGCAAGGTATAGTCGTACCAACACCGATACAAATTAGTACGATCCCTCACGTGTTAGAAGGAAAAGATATCATTGGACAAGCACAAACGGGGTCCGGAAAAACATTAGCCTTTCTTTTGCCACTTCTTCAAAAAATTCAGGTTTCCGATAGTAATATACAAGCATTAATTCTTTCTCCTACGAGAGAGTTAGCGATTCAAATTACAGAAGAGGCAAATAAAATCGTTCGTAAAATGAACGATATACATGTACTTGCTGTTTATGGTGGACAAGATGTTGTGCAACAAATCCATAAGCTTAATGGCCATATTCATATTGTAATAGCTACTCCAGGTCGTTTGTTAGATCATATAAGAAGAAAAACCATTGATTTATCTCAAATTAACACGCTTGTTCTTGATGAAGCTGATCAAATGTTACATATGGGTTTTTTACAAGAAGTGTTAGCGATTATCGAACAAACGCCTTCTTCAAGACAAACGTTAATGTTTTCAGCTACATTACTTGAAGAATTGAAAGTCATCGCAAAACAATATATGAAAACGCCTTTCGATATACGAGCTAAACGGGAAAAATGGACAGTGGCCGATATTGAACAATATATCGTGGAAACAACCGATCGTGCTAAGCAAGAAACCCTACGTAACATAATCGATGAACAACATCCGTTTTTAGCGATTATCTTTTGTCGAACGAAACGAAGGGTACATCGACTTTATGAAGCGTTACATGGGTTTCGTTATCTTTGTGATGTTCTTCATGGAGACTTGTCCCAAGCAAAAAGAGAAGAAGTAATGACAAGGTTTAGGAAGGCTGAAATTCAATATTTAATTGCTACAGATGTTGCGGCAAGAGGGTTAGATGTCGAAGGTGTGACTCACGTGATTAACTATGACATTCCTCATGATATCGAAAGCTATATTCATCGAATCGGAAGGACAGGTCGGGCGGGAGAAAAAGGAATTGCGATTACATTAGTCGCACAAAAGGATAAAATACATCTTGCACATATTGAAAACGAGTTGAAAGTATCCATTGAAAAGTTAAAGGTAGCACATAAACGTAAATGA
- a CDS encoding uroporphyrinogen-III synthase: MEKGLSGKTIVLAASRKTDEMTTLIEKQGGTALVRSMQGTVFLAEKEVEPVLKQIVQEKPDFFIFTTGIGTQTLLDVATQLGIYEEFLSVIQNASVASRGYKTFGVLKKLGIQPVAVDEDGTTAGLVQSLNHIDLQGKRVAVQLHGDASPKMIGFLEEKGASVLQVLPYQHTAPDDEVVETLIQEMKEKKVDAVCFTTAIQVRSLFKYAKRSGVGKELLSLFTNEVVAVSVGKVTSEALREEGVERYVAPELERMGAMIIELSKYYTHKSE, encoded by the coding sequence ATGGAAAAAGGATTATCAGGAAAAACAATTGTGTTAGCAGCCTCAAGAAAAACCGATGAAATGACGACGTTAATTGAAAAACAAGGTGGAACGGCATTAGTAAGGTCGATGCAAGGGACCGTGTTTTTAGCTGAAAAAGAAGTAGAACCTGTGTTAAAACAAATTGTACAAGAAAAACCGGATTTCTTTATATTCACAACTGGGATTGGGACTCAAACATTATTGGATGTTGCCACACAGCTTGGAATTTATGAAGAGTTTTTATCGGTGATCCAAAATGCCAGCGTAGCTTCACGTGGTTATAAAACGTTTGGGGTTTTAAAGAAATTGGGAATTCAACCTGTCGCAGTCGATGAAGATGGAACAACTGCAGGCTTAGTACAATCGTTAAATCATATTGATTTGCAAGGAAAACGAGTAGCTGTTCAGCTTCATGGTGACGCTTCTCCAAAAATGATCGGTTTTCTTGAAGAAAAAGGGGCGTCTGTTCTTCAAGTGTTACCTTATCAACATACTGCTCCTGATGATGAGGTTGTTGAAACTTTGATTCAAGAAATGAAGGAAAAGAAGGTTGATGCTGTTTGTTTTACAACAGCCATACAAGTTCGTTCATTATTTAAGTATGCAAAAAGAAGTGGAGTAGGTAAAGAGCTGCTATCTTTATTTACAAATGAGGTTGTTGCTGTTTCTGTTGGGAAAGTCACTTCAGAAGCATTAAGAGAAGAGGGTGTGGAACGTTATGTCGCTCCTGAACTAGAGAGAATGGGAGCTATGATTATTGAATTATCGAAGTATTACACCCATAAAAGCGAATAA
- the wrbA gene encoding NAD(P)H:quinone oxidoreductase — MSNVKLAIIYYSSTGTNYQLAKWAEEGAKEVGAEVKVVKVPELAPQAAIDSNPGWKAHVEETQDVPEVTLDDLEWADAIIFSVPTRFGNMPGQMKQFLDTTGGLWFNGKLVNKAVSAMSSASNAHGGQEATILSLYTTMYHWGAIVVAPGYSDPVTFAAGGNPYGTSVTVDQEGNMVEDVQEAAKYQAKRTVEVAALLKK; from the coding sequence ATGTCAAATGTAAAACTAGCTATTATTTATTACAGTTCAACAGGAACAAATTATCAACTTGCAAAGTGGGCCGAGGAAGGCGCGAAAGAAGTAGGAGCAGAAGTTAAAGTAGTCAAAGTCCCTGAGTTAGCTCCTCAAGCAGCTATTGATTCAAATCCAGGTTGGAAAGCTCACGTGGAAGAAACACAAGATGTTCCAGAAGTAACGTTAGACGATTTAGAATGGGCAGATGCGATTATCTTTAGCGTGCCAACGCGATTTGGCAATATGCCAGGTCAAATGAAACAATTTTTAGACACGACAGGTGGATTATGGTTTAATGGAAAATTAGTAAACAAAGCAGTGAGTGCAATGTCATCCGCATCTAATGCACACGGAGGACAAGAGGCAACTATTTTAAGCTTGTATACTACAATGTATCATTGGGGTGCTATTGTTGTCGCACCTGGTTATTCAGACCCAGTTACATTTGCTGCAGGGGGTAATCCTTATGGAACAAGTGTGACAGTGGACCAAGAAGGAAATATGGTAGAAGACGTTCAAGAAGCAGCAAAATATCAAGCAAAACGTACAGTAGAAGTAGCTGCATTACTTAAAAAATAA
- a CDS encoding pyridoxamine 5'-phosphate oxidase family protein, with amino-acid sequence MSMSHYFSNQISTIEQLEALNIGKPSQAVQNKTITELDEHCINFIRKCPFVVLSTSNKDGKCDASPRGDHRGFVFVLDNKHLLLPERPGNKRMDSIHNILSNPHIGLLFTIPGVEETLRIAGKAYITSDSKLLEKMAVNEKIPSLAIGVEVEECFIHCAKAFKRSKLWDSSSWIQKEERPNAAAILVDHIKIKELTLEKIEENLKESYTKRLY; translated from the coding sequence ATGAGTATGAGTCATTATTTTTCAAATCAAATTTCAACAATTGAACAGCTTGAAGCGTTAAACATCGGAAAACCAAGTCAAGCTGTACAAAATAAAACAATAACAGAATTAGATGAACATTGTATTAACTTTATTCGTAAATGCCCTTTTGTTGTTCTTTCCACGTCCAATAAAGACGGAAAATGTGATGCTTCTCCGAGGGGGGATCATCGAGGATTTGTATTTGTATTGGATAACAAACATCTTCTTCTACCAGAAAGACCCGGAAATAAGAGGATGGATTCGATACATAATATCCTCTCAAACCCTCATATTGGCTTATTATTTACGATACCTGGAGTTGAAGAAACGTTAAGAATAGCAGGAAAAGCTTATATTACAAGCGACTCAAAATTATTAGAAAAGATGGCTGTTAACGAAAAAATTCCCTCTCTTGCAATAGGAGTAGAAGTTGAAGAATGTTTTATTCATTGTGCAAAAGCGTTTAAGCGGTCAAAACTGTGGGATAGTAGTTCCTGGATTCAGAAAGAAGAGCGACCGAATGCAGCTGCGATACTTGTCGATCATATTAAAATAAAAGAATTAACACTAGAGAAGATAGAGGAGAACTTAAAGGAAAGTTATACAAAAAGATTGTATTAG
- a CDS encoding ring-cleaving dioxygenase, which produces MGVKALKGIHHVSAITGSAKKNYDFYTKVLGLRLIKKTVNQDDVSVYHLFYADERGNPGTDLTFFEFPIAGATYHGTNSITLTSLRVPNDNALAYWKTRFVELKVDHDEISTRTGRATLSFRDPEGQRLVLVSDEHNSGVAGGKPWDKSPVPVEHAIYGLGPVQLTVSRPEITAKVLTDILGFKETRSFPSAISGQSEIRVFETGEGGTGAEIHLEERADLKRERQGKGSVHHVAFRVEDQDELFQWVNLLNQLSIPNSGFVERYYFRSLYFREPNGILFELATDGPGFEGDEDFEHLGEKLSLPPYFEEKREMIEAQLQPLETKE; this is translated from the coding sequence ATGGGTGTAAAAGCTTTGAAAGGAATTCATCACGTTTCTGCCATTACTGGTAGTGCAAAAAAAAATTATGATTTTTATACAAAAGTGCTTGGATTACGGTTAATCAAAAAAACGGTAAACCAAGATGATGTTTCGGTTTACCATCTGTTTTATGCGGATGAAAGAGGAAATCCAGGGACGGATTTAACGTTTTTTGAATTCCCGATCGCAGGGGCAACTTATCATGGAACGAACAGCATTACGCTAACTTCATTACGAGTTCCAAATGATAACGCACTAGCATATTGGAAAACTCGTTTCGTTGAGTTAAAAGTGGACCATGATGAAATATCAACGAGAACTGGTCGAGCAACATTGTCATTTCGTGATCCAGAAGGACAACGACTCGTACTAGTGTCTGATGAGCATAATTCAGGTGTTGCTGGTGGGAAACCATGGGATAAAAGCCCTGTTCCGGTTGAACATGCTATTTACGGTCTCGGTCCTGTTCAACTTACAGTAAGTCGTCCTGAAATAACGGCGAAAGTGTTAACAGACATTCTTGGTTTTAAAGAAACGAGAAGTTTTCCTTCAGCAATTTCAGGTCAATCCGAAATTCGAGTTTTTGAAACAGGTGAAGGAGGCACAGGTGCAGAAATTCATTTAGAAGAAAGAGCGGACCTTAAAAGAGAGCGACAAGGAAAAGGTAGTGTCCATCACGTTGCATTCCGAGTCGAGGACCAAGATGAACTTTTTCAATGGGTGAATCTTTTAAATCAATTATCTATTCCGAATTCTGGTTTTGTGGAACGTTATTATTTCCGCTCTTTATATTTTAGAGAACCAAATGGCATTTTATTTGAATTAGCAACAGATGGTCCAGGTTTTGAAGGAGATGAAGACTTTGAGCATTTAGGTGAGAAATTATCATTGCCTCCATATTTTGAAGAAAAACGTGAAATGATCGAAGCTCAACTGCAACCGTTAGAAACAAAAGAATAG
- a CDS encoding cold-shock protein, which produces MVQGTVKWFNAEKGFGFIEVEGQDDVFVHFSAIQGEGFKSLEEGQTVTFEIEQGQRGPQAANVQK; this is translated from the coding sequence ATGGTACAAGGTACAGTAAAATGGTTTAACGCAGAAAAAGGTTTCGGTTTCATTGAAGTAGAAGGACAAGACGATGTATTCGTTCACTTCTCTGCAATTCAAGGCGAAGGTTTCAAATCACTTGAAGAAGGTCAAACAGTTACTTTCGAAATCGAGCAAGGTCAACGTGGACCACAAGCTGCTAACGTACAAAAATAA